Proteins encoded by one window of Labrus bergylta chromosome 2, fLabBer1.1, whole genome shotgun sequence:
- the znf131 gene encoding zinc finger protein 131, which produces MAAEVEVESDACNEYPAHYKVMMDKLNEQRQLDQFTDITLIVDGHQFRAHKAVLAACSQFFHKFFQDFTQEPLVEIEGVSNTAFHQLMEFTYTAILDVGKKEEADVWKAAEYLQMQEAIKALSNKMNEDPSLTAKSKGKKRKIAETSNVITESLPSVEGEQVEIEVIGEGVIEVEEAGLEEVVDAAKNAQASDDSALALLADITSKYQQGGSTVHFIKKDEIDEEVVYQEETVTASKVLENVGVVEVQISQVDNMFRCNKCDRSFKLYYHLKQHLKTHLGSLEKPHVCNHCGKAYTREGALKQHISTFHFDAEELSQNQKPQKKVHVCEYCKKQFDHFGHFKEHLRKHTGEKPYECPDCHERFARNSTLKCHMAACQNGAGAKKGRKKLYECQVCSSVFNSWDQFKDHLVSHTGDKPNHCTMCDMWFTHARELKTHLKEVHSIEDRTNEEVVITDSAATAAITIATQSIDGGEAVMLDDGIQVEHVTMEPVDVMEMDETTTVVMEDGGVTEMCEEDVERLKRAGVQIQVVRVTTAEVDGQQVVNSQVEVDVEGEMVNVEEAEQAVIV; this is translated from the exons ATGGcggctgaggtggaggttgaGTCGGATGCATGCAATGAGTACCCGGCACATTACAAAGTCATGATGGACAAATTAAATGAACAACGACAGCTGGACCAGTTCACAGACATTACTCTGATTGTGGATG GGCATCAGTTCAGAGCCCATAAAGCAGTGTTGGCAGCATGCAGTCAGTTTTTCCACAAGTTCTTCCAGGATTTTACCCAGGAGCCTCTGGTGGAGATAGAAG GAGTGAGTAATACAGCCTTTCACCAGCTGATGGAGTTCACATACACAGCTATACTAGATGTGGGTAAAAAGGAGGAGGCTGACGTGTGGAAGGCGGCTGAATACCTCCAGATGCAAGAAGCCATCAAAGCACTCAGCAATAA GATGAATGAAGATCCCTCCCTGACAGCTAAGAGCAAAGGTAAAAAGAGGAAGATTGCTGAGACGTCAAATGTCATCACGGAAAGTCTGCCTTCAGTGGAGGGAGAACAG GTGGAGATTGAGGTGATAGGAGAAGGTGTCATCGAGGTGGAGGAGGCAGGACTGGAGGAGGTGGTTGATGCAGCAAAAAATGCTCAGGCCTCCGATGACTCTGCTTTGGCTCTTCTCGCTGACATTACCAGCAAGTATCAGCAAGGGGGATCTACagtacatttcattaaaaaagacgAAATAGATGAG GAGGTGGTGTATCAGGAGGAAACGGTGACGGCCTCTAAAGTGCTGGAGAATGTCGGTGTGGTTGAGGTCCAGATTTCCCAAGTGGACAACATGTTCCGCTGCAACAAGTGCGATCGTAGCTTTAAGTTGTACTACCACCTCAAGCAGCACTTGAAAACACATCTTGGCTCTCTGGAAAAACCCCACGTGTGCAACCATTGTGGCAAAGCTTACACGAGGGAAGGCGCCTTGAAGCAGCACATCAGCACGTTTCACTTTGATGCAGAGGAGCTGTCTCAAAACCAGAAACCGCAGAAGAAGGTGCACGTGTGTGAATACTGTAAAAAGCAATTTGACCACTTCGGCCACTTTAAGGAGCACTTGCGAAAGCACACTG GGGAAAAACCTTATGAGTGTCCAGATTGCCATGAGCGATTTGCAAGGAACAGCACATTGAAGTGCCATATGGCAGCCTGTCAGAACGGGGCCGGAGCCAAGAAAGGGCGCAAGAAACTCTATGAATGCCAG GTCTGCAGCAGTGTGTTCAACAGCTGGGACCAGTTCAAAGACCATCTCGTGAGCCACACAGGAGACAAACCCAACCACTGCACCATGTGTGACATGTGGTTCACGCACGCGAGAGAACTTAAGACTCACCTCAAAGAAGTCCATTCCATCGAGGACAGGACAAATGAAGAAGTGGTCATCACTGACTCTGCCGCCACAGCAGCCATCACCATCGCGACCCAGAGCATAGACGGAGGCGAAGCGGTGATGCTGGACGACGGCATCCAAGTGGAACACGTCACCATGGAGCCTGTCGATGTGATGGAGATGGACGAGACCACAACAGTTGTGATGGAGGACGGGGGGGTAACAGAGATGTGTGAGGAGGACGTGGAGAGACTAAAGCGGGCGGGGGTGCAGATCCAGGTAGTGCGTGTGACCACGGCCGAAGTAGACGGGCAGCAGGTGGTGAACTCTCAGGTGGAGGTAGATGTGGAGGGTGAAATGGTGAACGTGGAAGAGGCAGAACAAGCTGTGATTGTATGA
- the selenop gene encoding selenoprotein Pa, producing MWACLSLLLTLCLLHGGGAESERDGRKCQLPPPWQIGDVEPMKGTMGRVSVVALFQASULFCLVQASRLESLRQKLDLQGLKDVVYIVINDQGEQAQRLHPMLARKLSENITLYKQDEQQPNVWQTLSGEKDDFLIYDRCGRLTHHITLPNSIIGLGHVETAIRDTYCKPLCGNCTFMSTEPPEECTADVQPDADAPREEDTGHHHDHGHGAHHGHGHRGENHGSHPHGSSLGDGHDHGQHHGSHGGHGGGNNHGQHHGGDDGFGHGRDHHQGRGHDNSHGHGQQGDHHSRGYGHGRCDHGHHHGDDHQGARQQGQEQDVAVQHQLKLKQLVMQMQQMQQMQQMQQDALAAPVAPUVAEHARUKSKHSUQWTAGSDNEASPKSSUCUHURRLFGDAGSEQPVGLUHCDEALPASUQUHGLTGGLVNSVKEN from the exons ATGTGGGCTTGTCTCAGCCTACTCCTCACTCTctgcctgctccatgggggcggagcagagagtgagagggacGGGCGAAAATGTCAGCTGCCACCACCTTGGCAGATAGGGGATGTGGAGCCGATGAAGGGAACCATGGGCCGGGTGTCAGTGGTGGCCCTTTTCCAGGCCAGCTGATTGTTCTGCTTGGTGCAGGCTTCCAG ACTGGAAAGCCTGCGCCAAAAGCTTGATCTTCAGGGTCTGAAAGATGTGGTCTACATTGTCATCAACGACCAGGGGGAGCAAGCACAGCGCCTGCACCCAATGCTGGCAAGGAAGCTGTCAGAGAACATCACACTCTACAAGCAGGACGAACAGCAGCCTAATGTCTGGCAGACACTGAGTGGAGAGAAGGATGACTTCCTCATTTATGACAG GTGTGGACGTCTCACCCACCACATTACACTTCCAAATTCCATCATTGGACTTGGGCATGTGGAAACTGCCATAAGAGATACCTACTGCAAACCCCTCTGTGGGAACTGCACCTTTATG AGCACTGAGCCACCTGAGGAATGCACAGCAGATGTGCAGCCTGACGCTGACGCCCCCCGAGAGGAAGACACTGGTCACCATCATGATCACGGGCATGgggctcaccatggtcatggcCACCGAGGGGAAAACCATGGTTCTCACCCACATGGCTCCAGTCTTGGCGATGGTCACGACCATGGTCAGCACCATGGAAGCCATGGAGGTCACGGTGGTGGTAACAACCATGGTCAGCATCATGGAGGTGATGATGGCTTTGGCCATGGTCGGGATCACCACCAGGGACGTGGTCATGATAACAGCCATGGTCATGGCCAACAGGGGGACCATCACTCCCGTGGCTACGGTCACGGGCGTTGTGACCACGGTCATCATCATGGTGATGACCATCAGGGTGCTAGACAGCAGGGGCAGGAGCAAGATGTAGCAGTACAACATCAATTGAAATTAAAGCAGCTGGTAATGCAAATGCAGCAGATGCAGCAGATGCAGCAGATGCAACAGGACGCCCTGGCGGCCCCTGTGGCGCCCTGAGTAGCAGAACATGCGAGGTGAAAGTCAAAGCACAGCTGACAGTGGACAGCAGGCTCTGACAATGAAGCCTCTCCAAAGTCCAGCTGATGCTGACACTGACGCAGGTTGTTTGGCGATGCAGGGAGCGAGCAGCCGGTCGGTCTCTGACACTGTGACGAGGCGTTACCCGCCTCCTGACAGTGACACGGACTGACAGGCGGTTTAGTCAATTCTGTCAAGGAGAACTGA